A genomic region of Marinobacter qingdaonensis contains the following coding sequences:
- a CDS encoding AAA family ATPase gives MNSLDGGGLFPRLQQRYGFRANPLEMDAPFFPDAMRHHALETLRHLSGFGDMALLLTGAPGSGKTRLLAELVRSESARLDFHSLPIAALASAKALAGALKTIAPSAFRADLGAREAVYGFFRWSEARARKGQRMVLVLDDADRAPTEILKLLLDAFLGAERGVAAVPVMTGGDDLVERLGLDPVSASVHQIHLRPLTREEVVAYLEPRVHSAGGKAAELLTPSQVGKIHAMSQGSFGRLKRVTPGIWLDMVASAPGTGTRRIPAVRKLVWPSLALVILAGSWWFVSKQYDDSMAESGGREESPERIRKSITIGPDSPDAGEAAVTPEPSQALAMNDPAVDTRPEPEPEPEPEPEPEPEPEPEPEPEPEPEPEPEPEPEPEPEPEPEPEPEPEPEPEPEPEPEPEPEPEPEPEPETEPETEPETEPETETETETELEPESEPEAFTPQDPSRYVALDRFRQREGWTIQLVAGNLEQTALNVLQGYPQLTDAVYTKGERGGDPWFMVFSGQYPTKAAARQGAGRLPEPLRKNSPWVREIKDL, from the coding sequence TTGAACAGTCTGGATGGCGGTGGGTTGTTCCCCCGATTGCAGCAGCGATACGGGTTTCGGGCCAATCCCCTGGAGATGGATGCTCCCTTCTTTCCGGATGCGATGCGCCATCATGCCCTGGAGACGCTTCGTCATTTGAGTGGCTTTGGCGACATGGCCTTGCTGCTGACCGGAGCGCCCGGCTCCGGAAAAACCCGCCTGCTGGCCGAGCTGGTGCGCAGCGAGTCGGCGCGGCTGGACTTTCATTCCTTGCCGATAGCCGCGCTGGCCAGCGCCAAGGCACTGGCCGGAGCCCTGAAAACCATTGCGCCCTCGGCGTTTCGAGCGGACTTGGGCGCCCGGGAGGCTGTGTACGGCTTTTTTCGCTGGTCCGAGGCCCGGGCGCGCAAGGGCCAGCGCATGGTGCTCGTGCTCGATGACGCGGACCGCGCACCGACCGAAATCCTGAAACTCCTTCTCGACGCTTTTCTCGGAGCTGAGCGTGGCGTGGCGGCAGTGCCGGTCATGACCGGCGGAGATGATCTGGTTGAACGCTTGGGCCTGGACCCGGTGTCGGCCAGTGTGCACCAGATTCACCTGCGGCCCCTGACTCGTGAGGAAGTGGTTGCATACCTGGAACCGCGCGTCCATTCAGCCGGTGGCAAAGCCGCCGAGTTGTTGACCCCGAGTCAAGTGGGCAAGATCCATGCGATGAGCCAAGGCAGTTTCGGGCGCCTGAAACGGGTCACCCCGGGTATTTGGCTGGATATGGTGGCCTCGGCCCCCGGTACCGGGACTCGGCGCATACCGGCGGTGCGCAAACTGGTTTGGCCGTCGCTGGCGTTGGTCATTCTGGCCGGATCCTGGTGGTTCGTGTCCAAGCAATACGACGATTCCATGGCCGAGTCCGGCGGCCGGGAGGAGTCGCCCGAGCGCATTCGCAAGAGCATTACCATCGGGCCGGACTCGCCGGACGCTGGTGAGGCCGCTGTGACTCCGGAGCCCAGCCAGGCCTTGGCCATGAACGACCCCGCGGTCGACACTCGTCCTGAGCCTGAGCCTGAGCCTGAGCCTGAGCCTGAGCCTGAGCCTGAGCCTGAGCCTGAGCCTGAGCCTGAGCCTGAGCCTGAGCCTGAGCCTGAGCCTGAGCCTGAGCCTGAGCCTGAGCCTGAGCCTGAGCCTGAGCCTGAGCCTGAGCCTGAGCCTGAGCCCGAGCCCGAGCCCGAGCCCGAGCCCGAGCCCGAGCCTGAGCCCGAGCCCGAGACCGAGCCCGAGACCGAGCCCGAGACCGAGCCCGAGACCGAGACCGAGACCGAGACCGAGCTCGAGCCTGAATCCGAACCGGAGGCCTTCACCCCTCAGGATCCTTCCCGTTACGTCGCACTGGATCGATTCCGCCAGCGCGAAGGCTGGACCATCCAGCTGGTGGCCGGCAACCTGGAGCAGACCGCGCTGAATGTGCTGCAGGGCTATCCGCAACTGACCGACGCGGTCTATACCAAAGGCGAGCGCGGCGGTGACCCCTGGTTTATGGTATTCTCTGGTCAGTACCCAACCAAAGCTGCTGCCCGGCAGGGTGCTGGTCGCCTGCCGGAACCACTGCGGAAGAACTCACCCTGGGTCCGTGAGATCAAGGACTTATAG
- the aroB gene encoding 3-dehydroquinate synthase: MSEILHELTVQLGERSYPIVIGQGLLGEFDLSPYVQGSQVMIVTNDTVAPLYLDQARACFPGKTVDAVVLPDGERYKDWQTLNRIFDGLLERRHSRKTTLVALGGGVVGDMAGFAAACYQRGVPFIQIPTTLLSQVDSSVGGKTGINHPLGKNMIGAFHQPQAVLIDTDSLNSLPPREVSAGLAEVIKYGLIRDTKFLAWLEQAMGRLINLEADALAEAIFRSCACKADVVAQDEREGGLRAILNLGHTFGHAIETFAGYGNWLHGEAVGTGMIMAADLSAREGMISREDYDQAVALIKRAGLPELPPAEMTPEDFMTLMSVDKKNVDGRLRLVLLNGIGHAFVTGDAGAENLAATLAGFCRAS; encoded by the coding sequence ATGTCTGAGATTCTTCATGAGCTCACGGTGCAGCTGGGGGAGCGTAGCTACCCCATCGTGATCGGCCAGGGACTGCTGGGTGAGTTCGATCTCAGCCCCTATGTCCAGGGCTCTCAGGTAATGATTGTCACCAACGACACCGTGGCGCCGCTGTACCTGGATCAGGCCAGGGCCTGTTTTCCGGGCAAAACGGTGGATGCCGTGGTGCTGCCCGACGGTGAACGGTACAAGGATTGGCAAACCCTGAACCGGATTTTCGACGGGTTGCTGGAACGCCGCCACAGTCGCAAGACCACGTTGGTGGCGCTGGGCGGCGGGGTCGTCGGTGATATGGCCGGGTTTGCCGCAGCCTGTTATCAGCGGGGTGTGCCGTTTATCCAGATTCCGACGACCTTGCTGTCCCAGGTGGATTCCTCGGTTGGCGGCAAGACCGGCATCAATCACCCCCTTGGCAAGAACATGATCGGTGCGTTCCATCAGCCCCAGGCCGTGCTGATCGATACCGATAGCCTGAACTCATTGCCGCCGCGGGAAGTGTCTGCCGGCCTGGCGGAAGTCATCAAGTACGGACTCATTCGCGATACCAAGTTTCTGGCCTGGCTCGAGCAGGCGATGGGCCGCCTCATCAACCTCGAGGCCGACGCCCTGGCGGAAGCGATTTTTCGCTCCTGTGCCTGTAAGGCCGACGTGGTGGCCCAGGACGAGCGTGAGGGCGGGCTGCGCGCCATCCTGAATCTCGGGCATACCTTCGGCCATGCCATCGAAACGTTCGCCGGTTATGGCAACTGGCTCCATGGCGAAGCCGTAGGCACCGGCATGATCATGGCGGCGGATCTGTCGGCCCGAGAGGGCATGATCAGTCGGGAGGATTACGACCAGGCGGTCGCTCTGATCAAGCGGGCGGGGTTGCCGGAATTGCCGCCGGCCGAGATGACCCCAGAGGATTTCATGACCCTGATGTCGGTGGACAAGAAGAATGTAGATGGTCGGTTACGACTGGTGCTGCTTAACGGCATTGGTCACGCGTTCGTCACCGGTGACGCCGGTGCCGAGAATCTTGCCGCCACGCTGGCAGGCTTCTGTCGCGCCAGCTAG
- the aroK gene encoding shikimate kinase AroK, translating into MSLPKRVVLVGPMGAGKSTIGRMLAKELGYQFLDSDRIIEERCGANIPWIFDVEGEDGFRQRETAMLDELSLKHNTVLATGGGAIMRPENHRLLKQDALVVYLKTSIDQQVERTRKDRNRPLLQNDDPEAVLRKLFAIRDPLYTQLADIIMHTDRKSPRLVVRQLVNRMNPKTPRHKRQIRKEGRNHV; encoded by the coding sequence ATGTCTTTGCCCAAACGCGTTGTCCTGGTGGGTCCTATGGGGGCTGGAAAAAGTACAATTGGCCGCATGCTCGCCAAGGAGCTGGGCTACCAGTTTCTGGATTCCGACCGGATCATCGAGGAGCGCTGTGGCGCCAATATTCCGTGGATATTCGACGTGGAGGGTGAGGACGGTTTTCGCCAGCGCGAGACCGCCATGCTTGACGAACTATCGCTTAAGCACAATACGGTGCTGGCCACGGGCGGCGGCGCAATCATGCGTCCGGAGAATCACCGGCTGCTGAAGCAGGACGCGCTCGTGGTCTACCTGAAAACGTCCATTGACCAGCAGGTCGAGCGCACCCGCAAGGATCGCAACCGGCCGCTGTTGCAGAACGACGATCCGGAGGCGGTATTGCGCAAGCTGTTCGCCATTCGCGATCCCCTTTACACCCAGTTGGCGGACATCATCATGCACACGGATCGCAAGAGTCCGCGCCTGGTGGTTCGGCAACTGGTCAATCGGATGAATCCGAAAACGCCTCGACACAAGCGGCAAATCAGGAAGGAAGGGCGAAATCATGTCTGA
- a CDS encoding type IV pilus secretin PilQ family protein, translated as MFKKLNVYVGVIAFGLLSGLANAVTLEDVSFSSLPGDRLEVKLAFDGQPPEPTGYTIERPARIAVDLRDTSSALDSRSIPLGSGNAQSMTVVETKDRTRLIFNLVELVPYNSVRRGNALVMTIGGDGASQPTVASSGSGSESRGMRASQPGALAGVDFRRGKDGEGRVVVDLGSESTPVDLSELGGKIRLTMSGITVPENLRRRLDVTDFATPVNRIDTFVQDGNAVVEIRPEGNYDYIAYQSGSEFTVSVEKLTEEEAEARREEKFPYTGEKLSLNFQDIEVRSVLQLIADFTGLNLVASDTVGGSITLRLQNVPWDQALDLILKTKGLDKRQIGNVLLVAPADEIAAREKLELETTKQIAELAPVRLDIIQVNYAKAADVVALIEADKELISDRGFVSSDVRTNTISVRETAEKLEEIRRLVSTWDVPVRQVSIEARIVRAQTNVAENLGIRWGGAAYNVSGDNVFSVGGSQGAVEEARQAAGGTNNTITFPGALAVDLGVTGEGASSFAIGWGSDDFLVDLELSALESDGQAEVVSQPRVVTADRQTASIKSGEEIPYQEASSSGATSVSFKEAVLSLEVTPQITPDDKIIMDLVVNQDSRGEVTAGIPSINTNEVTTQVLVGNGETVVLGGIFQSEVATQTTKTPFLGDIPYLGRLFKRTEHIDERSELLIFITPKIVKSDLIR; from the coding sequence ATGTTTAAAAAGCTCAATGTATACGTCGGCGTGATTGCTTTTGGGTTGTTGTCTGGCCTGGCCAATGCGGTCACGCTGGAAGACGTGTCATTTTCATCGCTGCCGGGAGATCGCCTGGAGGTGAAGCTTGCCTTCGACGGTCAGCCGCCAGAGCCCACGGGCTACACCATCGAGCGCCCCGCCCGGATCGCCGTTGATCTTCGGGATACGTCCAGTGCCCTCGACAGTCGCAGCATTCCCCTGGGGTCGGGCAACGCCCAGAGTATGACGGTGGTTGAAACCAAGGACCGGACCCGACTGATCTTCAATCTGGTGGAACTGGTTCCATATAACTCGGTTCGTAGAGGCAACGCCTTGGTGATGACCATTGGTGGCGACGGTGCATCGCAACCGACGGTTGCGTCCTCAGGTTCAGGTTCCGAGTCCCGCGGTATGCGGGCATCCCAGCCCGGCGCGCTCGCCGGTGTCGATTTCCGTCGGGGCAAAGACGGGGAAGGCCGGGTTGTGGTCGATCTGGGCAGCGAAAGCACGCCCGTCGATCTGTCTGAGCTGGGAGGCAAGATCCGGCTGACCATGTCCGGCATCACGGTACCGGAAAACCTCCGCCGTCGTCTCGACGTCACCGACTTCGCAACGCCGGTCAATCGAATTGATACCTTCGTACAGGACGGCAACGCCGTGGTCGAAATTCGTCCGGAAGGCAATTACGACTACATCGCTTACCAGTCTGGCAGCGAGTTCACGGTGAGCGTGGAAAAGCTCACCGAAGAAGAAGCCGAAGCCCGGCGTGAAGAGAAGTTCCCGTACACCGGTGAGAAGCTGTCCCTGAACTTCCAGGACATTGAGGTGCGTTCGGTACTTCAGCTGATTGCAGACTTTACCGGTCTGAACCTGGTTGCCAGTGATACTGTTGGCGGCAGCATTACGCTGCGCCTGCAAAATGTGCCTTGGGACCAGGCGCTGGACCTGATCCTGAAGACCAAAGGTCTCGACAAGCGGCAGATCGGCAATGTTCTGTTGGTGGCGCCAGCGGACGAAATCGCCGCCCGGGAAAAGCTCGAGCTTGAGACCACCAAGCAAATCGCCGAACTGGCGCCGGTTCGACTGGATATCATCCAGGTCAACTACGCCAAGGCTGCTGACGTTGTGGCTCTGATCGAAGCCGACAAGGAGCTGATTTCCGATCGTGGTTTCGTGTCCTCCGACGTCCGGACCAACACCATCAGCGTGCGGGAGACGGCCGAGAAGCTTGAAGAAATTCGTCGTCTGGTGTCCACGTGGGATGTGCCCGTGCGTCAGGTATCCATTGAAGCCCGGATTGTTCGTGCCCAGACCAACGTGGCGGAAAATCTGGGTATTCGCTGGGGCGGTGCCGCCTACAACGTGAGCGGCGACAACGTGTTCTCCGTTGGTGGCTCTCAGGGCGCGGTCGAAGAAGCCCGCCAGGCGGCTGGTGGCACCAACAATACCATCACATTCCCGGGCGCGCTTGCGGTGGATCTGGGTGTGACGGGTGAGGGCGCTTCGTCCTTCGCGATTGGCTGGGGCAGCGATGACTTCCTTGTGGATCTGGAGCTGTCGGCCCTGGAAAGCGATGGTCAGGCCGAGGTGGTCTCTCAGCCGCGGGTCGTCACCGCTGATCGTCAGACTGCGTCGATCAAGTCGGGTGAGGAAATTCCTTATCAGGAAGCCTCGTCCAGCGGTGCCACGTCTGTTTCCTTCAAGGAGGCCGTGCTGTCACTGGAAGTGACGCCGCAGATCACCCCGGATGACAAGATCATCATGGATCTGGTGGTGAACCAGGACTCCCGTGGCGAAGTAACCGCGGGCATCCCCTCCATCAATACCAACGAGGTCACTACTCAGGTACTGGTGGGTAACGGTGAAACGGTCGTTCTGGGCGGGATTTTCCAGTCTGAGGTGGCGACACAAACCACCAAGACGCCGTTCCTGGGCGACATTCCCTACCTGGGGCGTCTGTTCAAGCGTACCGAACACATCGACGAGCGCAGTGAATTGTTGATCTTCATCACGCCGAAAATTGTGAAAAGCGATCTGATTCGGTAA